In one window of Pseudooceanicola aestuarii DNA:
- a CDS encoding endonuclease/exonuclease/phosphatase family protein, whose protein sequence is MLRLLAGAVALLFLVGSGRADVLRLAYFDTELSRRGPGLLFKALLSGDDPQTQAVSQVLSVVQPDVLVLAGVDYDADLLTLKALNSGLDSPYPHLFSAMPNTGLPTGRDLDGNGRTGEARDAQGYGWFGGQDGLAVLSRYPFDHAGWQDRSGVLWKDLPDSLIAADDPGFAVQRLSSTVHWLLPVNLPGGALTLGVFKATPPVFDGPEDRNGRRNHDEVTLWRHLMDGPLTAPFVLLGGANLDPDRGEGMRDAIRALLRDPRLTDPVPARAGGGTQTTDWPDPPGRMRVDYVLPSAALAVRGAGVHWPADGPAAALAQAASRHRLVWVDIDWPAPLPRPP, encoded by the coding sequence ATGCTGCGGCTTCTGGCCGGGGCGGTGGCCTTGCTGTTCCTTGTGGGCTCCGGTCGGGCGGATGTGCTGCGCCTGGCCTATTTCGACACCGAATTGTCCCGCCGTGGCCCCGGCCTTCTGTTCAAGGCGCTGCTGTCTGGCGATGATCCCCAGACGCAGGCCGTGAGCCAGGTGCTTTCGGTGGTGCAACCCGATGTGCTGGTGCTGGCCGGCGTGGATTACGACGCCGATCTGCTGACGCTCAAGGCGTTGAACAGCGGGCTGGATTCACCCTATCCGCATCTCTTCTCCGCCATGCCCAACACCGGGCTGCCCACGGGCCGCGATCTTGACGGCAATGGCCGCACGGGAGAGGCGCGCGATGCGCAGGGCTATGGCTGGTTCGGCGGTCAGGACGGGCTGGCGGTTCTGTCGCGATATCCGTTCGACCACGCCGGATGGCAGGATCGATCCGGCGTTCTGTGGAAGGATCTGCCCGACAGCCTGATTGCCGCCGACGATCCGGGTTTCGCGGTACAGCGTCTGTCTTCCACCGTGCATTGGCTGTTGCCTGTCAACTTGCCGGGCGGCGCGCTGACCCTTGGCGTGTTCAAGGCCACGCCGCCGGTCTTCGACGGACCGGAGGACCGCAATGGCCGGCGCAACCATGACGAGGTCACGCTGTGGCGGCACCTGATGGATGGGCCGTTGACCGCGCCCTTTGTCCTGCTGGGCGGCGCCAACCTGGACCCCGATCGGGGGGAAGGGATGCGTGATGCCATCCGCGCCCTGCTGCGCGATCCACGCCTGACAGATCCGGTACCGGCGCGTGCCGGCGGTGGCACGCAGACCACCGATTGGCCGGATCCGCCGGGACGGATGCGGGTGGATTATGTCCTGCCCTCCGCCGCGCTGGCGGTGCGGGGAGCGGGGGTTCACTGGCCCGCGGATGGCCCTGCCGCGGCCCTGGCTCAAGCGGCCAGCCGGCACCGGCTGGTCTGGGTGGATATCGATTGGCCCGCACCGCTGCCGCGTCCGCCGTGA
- the leuB gene encoding 3-isopropylmalate dehydrogenase → MSNPSLLILAGDGIGPEVMAEVRKIIDWFGAKRDLAFDVSEDLVGGAAYDAHGTPLTDATMARAQEVDAVLLGAVGGPKYDALDFSVKPERGLLRLRKEMDLFSNLRPAQCFDALADFSSLKKDVVAGLDIMIVRELTSGVYFGEPRGIFEEGNERVGINTQRYTESEIERVARSAFDLAMKRGKKLCSMEKANVMESGILWREVVTEVGKDYPEVELSHMYADAGAMQLTRWPKQFDVIVTDNLFGDLLSDLAAMLTGSLGMLPSASLGAPMDNGRPKALYEPVHGSAPDIAGEGKANPCACILSFAMALRYSFDLGAEATRLEKAVEQVLADGVRTADLLNEDGITPATTSEMGDAVIAALDATL, encoded by the coding sequence ATGAGCAACCCCTCGCTACTCATCCTCGCCGGGGACGGTATCGGCCCCGAAGTGATGGCCGAAGTACGCAAGATCATTGACTGGTTCGGGGCCAAGCGTGACCTGGCCTTCGACGTCTCCGAGGATCTGGTGGGCGGCGCCGCCTATGACGCCCATGGCACCCCTCTGACCGATGCCACCATGGCCCGCGCGCAGGAGGTGGACGCCGTTCTGCTGGGTGCCGTGGGTGGTCCGAAATACGATGCGCTGGATTTCTCCGTCAAGCCGGAACGCGGCCTGCTGCGCCTGCGCAAGGAGATGGACCTGTTCTCCAACCTGCGTCCGGCACAGTGCTTTGACGCGCTGGCGGATTTCTCCTCCCTCAAGAAGGACGTGGTGGCCGGTCTCGACATCATGATCGTGCGCGAACTGACCTCCGGCGTCTATTTCGGGGAACCGCGCGGTATCTTCGAGGAAGGCAACGAACGTGTGGGCATCAACACTCAGCGCTATACCGAGTCGGAGATCGAGCGGGTCGCACGGTCCGCCTTTGATCTGGCGATGAAGCGGGGCAAGAAACTCTGCTCCATGGAAAAGGCCAACGTGATGGAATCCGGCATTCTGTGGCGCGAAGTCGTGACCGAGGTCGGGAAGGATTATCCGGAGGTCGAACTGTCGCACATGTATGCCGATGCCGGCGCCATGCAGCTGACCCGCTGGCCCAAGCAGTTCGACGTCATCGTCACCGACAACCTGTTCGGCGACCTGCTGTCGGATCTGGCGGCGATGCTGACCGGCTCGCTTGGCATGTTGCCCTCGGCTTCGCTGGGGGCGCCGATGGACAATGGTCGGCCCAAGGCGCTGTACGAGCCGGTGCATGGTTCCGCTCCCGATATCGCGGGCGAGGGGAAGGCCAATCCCTGTGCCTGCATCCTGTCCTTCGCCATGGCGCTGCGCTACTCCTTCGACCTGGGCGCGGAGGCCACGCGTCTGGAGAAAGCTGTGGAGCAGGTGCTGGCCGACGGTGTGCGCACGGCCGATCTGCTGAACGAGGACGGGATCACCCCGGCCACCACCAGCGAAATGGGCGATGCGGTGATCGCGGCGCTGGACGCCACGCTGTAA
- a CDS encoding DMT family transporter translates to MSRNIQGILIALVGAALYSAHDAIIKGLGAELPAIQIAFFAYLLGLPLILMMLVADPAPANLRPANPLWMALRVLGVLTATVGAFYAFLVLPLAETYTILFAAPLLITLLAVPLLGEALRWRRALAVLVGLAGVLVVLQPGTREIGLGHLAALASALGNAMVHITARRIGSSERLPLMVLYPMLATTLILGCLLPLDFAPVTGRAFGGLAVLAVLAFAAMLCLIEGFKRAEAGLVAPMQYSQLLWGVLFGFLFFREVPEGSTLLGAVLIVGSGIYIVLREARQSPRPPVPVSVAPGPS, encoded by the coding sequence ATGAGCCGCAATATCCAGGGCATCCTGATCGCTCTTGTCGGGGCCGCGCTCTATTCCGCGCATGACGCGATCATCAAGGGATTGGGCGCCGAATTGCCGGCCATCCAGATCGCCTTCTTCGCCTATCTGCTGGGGCTGCCGCTGATCCTGATGATGCTGGTGGCCGATCCGGCCCCGGCCAACCTGCGACCGGCTAACCCGCTGTGGATGGCGCTGCGGGTGCTGGGCGTGCTGACGGCGACGGTGGGGGCCTTCTATGCCTTCCTGGTGCTGCCGCTGGCGGAAACCTACACGATCCTCTTTGCCGCGCCGCTGTTGATCACCCTGCTGGCAGTCCCCCTGCTGGGGGAGGCGCTGCGGTGGCGTCGGGCGCTGGCCGTGCTGGTCGGGCTGGCGGGCGTGCTGGTCGTCCTGCAGCCGGGCACACGGGAGATCGGGCTGGGCCACCTGGCTGCGCTGGCCTCGGCCTTGGGGAACGCGATGGTGCATATCACCGCGCGCCGGATCGGCAGCAGCGAGCGCCTGCCGCTGATGGTGCTGTATCCGATGCTGGCCACGACGCTGATCCTGGGCTGCCTGCTGCCGCTGGATTTCGCGCCGGTGACCGGCCGGGCCTTTGGCGGGCTGGCGGTTCTCGCCGTATTGGCCTTTGCCGCGATGCTTTGCCTGATCGAGGGGTTCAAGCGGGCGGAGGCCGGGTTGGTGGCGCCGATGCAATATTCGCAACTGCTGTGGGGGGTGCTGTTCGGCTTCCTGTTTTTCCGCGAGGTGCCCGAAGGGTCGACCTTGCTGGGGGCGGTGCTGATCGTGGGGTCGGGCATCTACATCGTCCTGCGGGAAGCCCGTCAATCACCGCGTCCCCCGGTCCCGGTTTCGGTGGCGCCGGGACCGTCATGA